Genomic segment of Bartonella bacilliformis KC583:
TTGAAGGATCTCTAATTAAAGACTATTTTCTCCATATTAACATTTTGCAGCCTTTTTGGAGAATAGTCATGTAGATTGATATATCTTCTCTTTTTTTCAAAGGGGAAGATACATCCATCCTCTTGATAAACGCTTGATAAGATATCTTGGTTTTTATTTAAATTTTGCGGTTAAGAGAAAATTGTAAGCCATTACTTGATGTGCAGAAAAGTTGCATCGCATTGTTTGATATTGTGCAATCTGCTCGCGATATGGTTCCACGGAGAATTGAGTGTATTTCAATTTCTACATGTTGAGTATTGACATAGTTGTAAATGCCTTCTGACAATTTCTCTTCTGTATCTGCTGCCCGTGTTTCAAAAATGCCATTATGGAAAGAAGAAACGATACCGTTTGTATCAATCCACTCCCCATCAATTCCATTTGGTATATTTCTTACAAATGGGTATTGCCCATAATACTGCGAAAAACTACAAGCCGCTAGTAGCAAGGCAGTGATTGTAAGACATGAAATACTGTAGATATGTTTCATTTGTTGCACTCTATTTGTTTTTAATTTTTGTGTCAAATCACGACAATTGTCGTTAAGTTATTCTTAGTCAATATGAGACTTTTGATGAAAATCAATGAAAAAGCAAAAAGTTGGCAAAAAATACCTTAATGTTGTATTTAGTGAAGAGCTTAATAGAGTGAACACGCGGGACACAAGAGGTGAAAATATATTCTTATGGTTTGCGACGACTCTAATATTAGTATGCTTAATAATCTCAGAGGAGATTATTAAAGTCATGATTGGTCCCATTCTTATTGCGAGTGAAGACCATGGAAAACGTATAAAGCTTTCTGCTACGCTCCGAGGTTTTGGTCACCGTGTTATTGAAGCAGAAAATAGTTTACGTACGATTGATCTTTTACACAGACGTAAAAATATTGTGCTTGCGTTGCTTGATGTTGTGATGAGTGATTTAAGCGCGAGTGATGTGATTACAATGGTTAGAGCTGCTGGAGTATTTGTTCCTATTGTTGTTATTGCAAAACAAGATGATGAAGAATCACTTCAGAGAGCTTTAAGCGCTGGAGCTATGGATTATTGGATTTATCCAGTAACGCCATTGCGGTTGAGAATCACCTTGAATAATCTTTCATTGATTTCTGCTTTGAAGCGCGAAGTTCACTATACTCAGAAAAAAAATAAAAATCATTTACGGTTTTCTGATCTTCATATAAAAAGTGATGTAATCCAAGAACTTTTAGAACAAGCAAAAAGAGCTGCTAATTCCTCACAGAATCTTTTAATAGAAGGTGAAGTAGGAACTGACCGTGAAACTTTAGCTCGTGTTATTCATCATGAAAGTTTGTTTTCAGAGGGACATTTTATCCGTTTTCAATGTTTACCTATCACTGATCCGCAAGAAGAAAACCGTGTATGGTTTGAAGAATTTTTGCCATTAGTTTCTTCCTCTGAAAAGGGAACACTTTGCCTTTGTGATGTGGATCGACTTGAGCCTATACAGCAAAGGCGTTTTGCAAATTACTTTAAAGAGAGAGTAGAGGTTACAAAAAAACGAACCCCATTTTTGCGTGTTATTGCTACTTCAACATCACGGCTTATGGATTTGATTAAGGAAGACTTTTTTTTACGTAACTTGTTTGAACAATTTTCCCAATTGCATATCAGGGTTCCTTCTTTAAGAGAATTAAGGGATGCTCTTCCAGAAATTTCCCAACGCTTGATCGATCGCATTATTGTGGAAACAGGGCGATCGCATATACATGGTTTAGCGGGATCAGCTATTTCATTGCTTATGCAATATGATTGGCCTGG
This window contains:
- a CDS encoding sigma-54-dependent transcriptional regulator, giving the protein MIGPILIASEDHGKRIKLSATLRGFGHRVIEAENSLRTIDLLHRRKNIVLALLDVVMSDLSASDVITMVRAAGVFVPIVVIAKQDDEESLQRALSAGAMDYWIYPVTPLRLRITLNNLSLISALKREVHYTQKKNKNHLRFSDLHIKSDVIQELLEQAKRAANSSQNLLIEGEVGTDRETLARVIHHESLFSEGHFIRFQCLPITDPQEENRVWFEEFLPLVSSSEKGTLCLCDVDRLEPIQQRRFANYFKERVEVTKKRTPFLRVIATSTSRLMDLIKEDFFLRNLFEQFSQLHIRVPSLRELRDALPEISQRLIDRIIVETGRSHIHGLAGSAISLLMQYDWPGNHNELENLLFRAVLLSEGPLLTIKDFPQLMGNPLVSTSKVIDSTVQEHYEEKFIKFFNINGHVRTFAEMERDIIEKAVKHYKRRMSEVARHLNVGRSTLYRKMDEYEGNKQLTTE